A region from the Rosa rugosa chromosome 6, drRosRugo1.1, whole genome shotgun sequence genome encodes:
- the LOC133716574 gene encoding uncharacterized protein LOC133716574 yields the protein MSSVLLRKARNQYTWKGFGAIPNALQELKEEGLKENFNTFHGNFQGNDDPKCSQEPQCQSQIFRKLEKCRNKIVELRPAGKIASGITEIPFSMHIRQPKEDNLEKFYETFHGGNINIQYLVTVDISRGYLYKSLSTTMEFIVESDKGGFRIIGKMATQCSLSDPVSGELTVEASAVPISSIDIHLLRVESILLGEKIVTEKSVVQTTQVCTLSYLLNIYNSIYLS from the exons ATGAGCTCG GTTCTTTTGCGAAAGGCTAGGAACCAGTATACTTGGAAAGGGTTTGGGGCAATCCCTAATGCTTTGCAGGAGCTAAAG GAAGAGGGTCTGAAAGAGAACTTCAATACTTTCCACGGCAATTTCCAGGGCAATGATGATCCAAAA TGTTCGCAGG AACCCCAGTGTCAATCTCAAATCTTCAGGAAACTCGAAAAATG CAGGAACAAAATTGTTGAGCTTAGACCTGCCGGAAAGATTGCTTCAGGCATAACCGAG ATACCGTTTTCTATGCATATCAGGCAACCAAAAGAAGATAACCTCGAAAAGTTCTATGAGACGTTCCATGGAGGAAATATTAACATTCAG TATTTAGTGACTGTAGATATATCGAGAGGATACCTGTATAAGTCGTTATCTACAACAATGGAGTTCATAGTTGAAAGTGATAAAG GTGGATTTCGAATCATTGGAAAAATGGCCACTCAATGTTCTTTATCGGATCCTGTTAGTGGTGAACTAACAGTAGAAGCATCTGCAGTTCCAATTTCTTCCATTGATATACACTTGCTTCGTGTAGAGTCAATCCTTCTAGGGGAGAAAATTGTGACTGAGAAGTCTGTGGTTCAGACTACACAGGTATGTACCCTTTCTTATCTTCTCAACATATATAACTCAATTTACTTGTCATAA
- the LOC133716575 gene encoding probable disease resistance protein At5g66900 translates to MESVTRIGFEFYGDSTDICFSSLEELSLSDFPNLETWSSANNENAFPSLRKLTINRCPKLTHIPFCLSLQHLELRDCNPSSIFIGGLTLLTVLVLEKLPELRSLPPGLSASNLSSLEVLSCPKLCSLPLEIGNLTALKSLTIRWCDELSSLPESLQNLKALESLEISDCHSIISMPDGAIGVQFVSPNSLMALKLLSKVTDYNIRGYTKRRAKSVMEKFFEGINALPALTSLKLLELEVNADSFYHHDFQLYSKLSRLATLIKASPHLQRLVLKLCFYPAEDRDTEYLDKRMPMKLEKAPKWPHHCLKVVEIIGYRGRPHIVEYVMDLVENAVALEKIVIDPIEPENWSCYHTIPDRRVEKSKKARDHAMHQLKRMVPSTIEFVCL, encoded by the exons ATGGAGAGCGTGACACGCATTGGCTTTGAGTTCTATGGTGATAGTACAGACATATGCTTTTCATCGCTTGAAGAACTATCGCTCAGTGATTTTCCGAACTTGGAAACCTGGTCGAGTGCAAATAATGAAAATGCATTTCCGAGCTTGAGGAAGTTAACCATAAATAGGTGTCCCAAGTTGACACATATACCATTTTGTTTGTCTCTTCAACATTTGGAGCTGCGGGATTGTAATCCATCTTCAATCTTCATTGGAGGTTTAACTTTGCTGACAGTGCTTGTATTAGAAAAACTTCCAGAGCTGCGCTCTCTACCACCAGGGCTTTCTGCATCTAATCTGTCTTCTCTGGAGGTCTTATCTTGCCCTAAGCTTTGTTCCCTGCCTTTGGAGATCGGAAACCTCACTGCGCTGAAATCATTAACCATTCGTTGGTGTGATGAGTTGTCCTCTCTGCCAGAGAGTTTGCAGAACCTCAAAGCTCTGGAGTCACTAGAGATTAGTGACTGTCATAGTATAATCTCGATGCCAGATGGTGCAATTGGAG TTCAATTTGTATCACCAAACTCCTTGATGGCATTGAAACTGCTGAGCAAAGTCACGGACTACAACATCAGAGGGTACACGAAACGCAGAGCTAAGAGCGTCATGGAG AAATTCTTTGAGGGGATTAATGCGTTGCCTGCTTTAACAAGTCTCAAGCTTTTGGAACTAGAGGTTAATGCAGATTCTTTTTATCATCACGATTTTCAACTTTATTCCAAACTTAGCCGATTAGCTACTTTGATCAAGGCATCTCCTCACCTGCAGAGACTTGTCTTGAAG TTGTGCTTCTATCCTGCTGAAGATCGAGATACAGAATATTTGGACAAGCGAATGCCAATGAAACTAGAAAAAGCTCCAAAATGGCCACATCATTGTCTGAAGGTAGTAGAAATAATAGGATATCGTGGTCGACCACATATTGTTGAATATGTCATGGACTTAGTAGAGAATGCTGTTGCACTTGAGAAAATTGTTATCGATCCTATTGAGCCTGAGAATTGGTCTTGCTATCATACGATACCAGATAGAAGAGTTGAGAAGAGTAAGAAGGCAAGAGATCATGCCATGCATCAGCTTAAAAGGATGGTGCCTTCAACTATAGAGTTTGTTTGTCTGTAG
- the LOC133718097 gene encoding putative disease resistance protein RGA1 isoform X1, which produces MMDSPTSAYYLKGLMEDDCWALFMQRAFGRGEEEKYPNLCLIGKKIAKKCGGVPLAAKSLGSVMRFKREERQWLFMQNSELWEVEGCKQRILPALMLSYLHLPSHLRQCFAFCSIFPKNYEFKKHKLVLLWMAEGLILEEGSKRPEDIGDEYFSDFLWMSFFQEVELRDGGSTVGYKMNDVIHDLARYVSGNESVMLEQGLPPSNPPQIRRSSIIYKYREVTIPEALFEAEHLRTVLLIGEYGLLKDSSKMLLSCIYLRVLDLNNCDVHFLPSSIGGLICLRYLDLSYTPISKLPATTRNLCSLQTLNLSGCHNLRVLPDFEVMTGLRHLNIAGCDSLWYIPPGIKMLLQLQTLPLYFVHKRVGDLGVLENLNL; this is translated from the coding sequence ATGATGGACTCCCCAACTTCGGCATATTATTTGAAGGGTTTGATGGAGGATGACTGCTGGGCTTTGTTCATGCAACGAGCTTTTGGAcgaggagaagaagagaagtATCCCAACCTCTGCCTGATTGGAAAGAAGATTGCGAAGAAATGTGGTGGTGTACCATTAGCAGCCAAAAGTTTGGGAAGTGTTATGCGCTTTAAAAGAGAAGAACGGCAATGGTTGTTTATGCAAAATAGTGAACTGTGGGAAGTAGAAGGATGCAAACAAAGAATTTTACCAGCGCTTATGTTGAGTTATCTTCATCTGCCATCACATCTTCGACAATGCTTTGCATTCTGCTCCATATTTCCTAAAAATTATGAATTCAAGAAGCATAAATTAGTTCTCTTGTGGATGGCAGAAGGCTTAATTCTAGAAGAAGGTAGCAAGCGACCGGAAGACATTGGTGATGAAtacttttctgattttctgtggATGTCTTTCTTTCAAGAAGTAGAGTTACGTGATGGTGGCAGCACAGTTGGATACAAAATGAATGATGTCATTCATGACCTTGCACGATATGTTTCTGGAAATGAATCCGTTATGCTTGAACAAGGTCTTCCACCGAGTAATCCACCACAAATTCGCCGCTCATCCATTATTTATAAATACAGGGAAGTTACAATTCCAGAAGCTCTCTTTGAAGCAGAACATTTACGAACTGTCTTATTGATTGGAGAATATGGACTTCTAAAAGACAGTAGTAAAATGTTATTAAGTTGTATATACTTGCGTGTGCTGGACTTAAACAACTGTGATGTTCATTTTTTGCCGTCATCAATAGGTGGGTTGATATGTTTGAGGTATCTCGACTTGTCTTATACACCTATCTCCAAGTTGCCGGCAACCACAAGGAATCTCTGTTCATTGCAGACTTTAAACCTCTCTGGATGTCATAATCTTAGAGTCTTGCCAGACTTCGAAGTAATGACCGGCCTAAGACATCTCAATATAGCTGGATGTGATAGCTTGTGGTATATACCTCCTGGTATTAAAATGTTACTTCAACTTCAGACACTGCCATTATATTTCGTTCACAAGAGGGTCGGTGATCTTGGTGTACTAGAGAATTTGAATCTTTAG
- the LOC133718097 gene encoding disease resistance protein RGA2-like isoform X2, producing MADVVLSPALQVIFDRVASPVLQKLADIWDMKDNLQSLQHALVMVQAVLEDAEEQQLTNKAVRLWLSKLKNAAHDAYDLLDFVTAKGRTMSPGKGKWTLAISKSIDADKVRKMLLTLEMTVNEGLLKFNFREPRTVDRQSDKRETSSFVVESEIYGRADDKEELVKLLLSSECHQDGHAMCIPIIGIGGIGKTTLAQLAYNDERVIQHFDVRLWTFVSDDFNIKKIMKSIIESITREDCKFSESD from the exons ATGGCAGACGTAGTTTTATCACCAGCTTTGCAAGTGATCTTTGACAGAGTAGCATCCCCAGTCCTACAAAAGCTTGCTGATATCTGGGACATGAAGGACAACCTCCAGAGCCTACAACATGCCTTGGTCATGGTTCAAGCTGTTCTTGAAGATGCAGAGGAGCAACAACTGACGAACAAAGCCGTCCGGCTTTGGCTGTCGAAGCTCAAGAACGCAGCTCATGATgctt ATGACCTTCTGGATTTCGTTACGGCCAAAGGAAGAACTATGAGTCCTGGAAAAGGTAAGTGGACTTTAGCAATTTCAAAATCCATAGATGCTGACAAAGTCAGAAAGATGCTTTTGACATTAGAAATGACAGTAAACGAGGGTCTATTGAAGTTTAATTTTCGAGAGCCTCGTACAGTAGATAGGCAATCTGATAAAAGGGAGACTAGCTCTTTTGTTGTGGAGTCAGAAATATATGGAAGAGCTGATGACAAAGAGGAGTTAGTGAAACTGTTACTATCTTCTGAGTGTCACCAGGATGGTCATGCTATGTGTATTCCGATAATTGGTATTGGAGGAATTGGCAAGACGACTCTTGCTCAGTTGGCATATAATGATGAGCGGGTAATCCAACATTTTGATGTTAGGCTGTGGACTTTTGTCTCGGATGATTTCAATATCAAGAAGATCATGAAGTCAATTATTGAGTCTATAACAAGGGAAGACTGCAAGTTCTCGGAGAGTGACTAA
- the LOC133718807 gene encoding uncharacterized protein LOC133718807, whose product MDDSMKQFQKILIEHETQAEQLFLAKHQLVENDRVRNGNREALTSLRKIARTTKTSVPSPFESMMKEIGGTQSRPLVKEVCPTCGNHDSNERSWMMFPGTDVFARIPFHAAHTILEKDQEQLDFDSRRLQSTMKEKSLVLSETGALADKICPGVLKSLVTLTDKPK is encoded by the exons atggacGATAGCATGAAGCAATTCCAGAAAATCTTAATTGAGCATGAGACTCAAGCTGAGCAACTCTTTCTAGCCAAACACCAG CTGGTTGAAAATGATAGGGTGAGGAATGGGAACAGAGAAGCACTTACATCTTTGAGGAAGATAGCTCGAACAACGAAAACTAGTGTTCCATCTCCTTTTGAGTCGATGATGAAGGAGATTGGGGGAACTCAATCAAGACCCCTGGTGAAGGAGGTATGCCCCACCTGTGGCAACCATGACTCAAATGAGCGCTCATGGATGATGTTCCCTGGAACTGATGTCTTTGCTAGGATTCCATTTCATGCTGCCCATACCATCTTGGAGAAAG ATCAAGAACAACTCGACTTTGATTCCAGAAGGCTACAGAGCACTATGAAGGAGAAATCTCTTGTGCTTTCAGAAACAGGTGCCCTTGCTGACAAGATCTGTCCTGGTGTGCTAAAATCCTTGGTAACCCTCACAGACAAACCTAAGTGA
- the LOC133717948 gene encoding LOW QUALITY PROTEIN: squamosa promoter-binding-like protein 8 (The sequence of the model RefSeq protein was modified relative to this genomic sequence to represent the inferred CDS: deleted 1 base in 1 codon) — MLDYEWANPSSVMLDESESVNGSDPNRHLHHHNSILDHYSTTQAAFNNLLPPQPHQQQQQSAGSAFAHHFSQAQAQAHQVHSLFDPSVFASASSYAPTSAHHHHHHHHSVLTLDPSIPGHHGLVLIPKSEDVCPPADFATRIGLNLGGRTYFSSEDDFMNRLYRRSRPADHGPINSPRCQAEGCHADLSQAKHYHRRHKVCEFHSKASTVIANGLTQRFCQQCSRFHLLAEFDNGKRSCRKRLADHNRRRRKTQQPNEENRSSQQRPESTRNSSSDNVTKSPAESAGHSSSAVTVAVSPPRMGLDCFRPRQYQNTTSSGSSAHFFSQVGEMTSFIFKGSKEARASSQEGSKT, encoded by the exons ATGCTGGACTACGAATGGGCCAACCCTTCCTCGGTCATGCTGGATGAATCCGAATCCGTCAACGGATCCGACCCTAACCGACACCTTCACCACCACAACAGCATTCTGGACCACTACTCCACCACTCAGGCGGCCTTCAACAACCTTCTCCCTCCACAGCCtcaccagcagcagcagcagtcgGCCGGCAGCGCATTCGCTCACCATTTCAGCCAGGCCCAGGCCCAGGCCCACCAGGTGCACTCCCTCTTCGACCCCAGCGTCTTCGCCAGCGCGTCGTCCTACGCGCCGACTTCGgcgcaccaccaccaccaccaccaccactccgTGCTGACCCTCGACCCGTCCATCCCGGGCCACCACGGGCTCGTTTTGATCCCCAAGAGCGAGGATGTCTGTCCCCCCGCCGACTTCGCTACGAGAATCGGGCTCAACCTCGGCGGGCGGACCTACTTCTCGTCCGAGGACGACTTCATGAACCGGCTCTACCGCCGGTCCAGGCCAGCCGACCACGgcccgatcaactccccaagaTGCCAGGCCGAGGGCTGCCACGCCGATCTCTCCCAGGCCAAGCACTACCACCGCCGCCACAAGGTCTGCGAGTTCCACTCCAAAGCCTCCACCGTCATCGCCAACGGGTTGACTCAGCGATTCTGTCAGCAGTGCAGCAG ATTCCATCTTCTTGCGGAGTTTGACAACGGAAAACGCAGTTGCCGGAAGAGATTGGCCGATCACAACCGTCGCCGGCGAAAAACTCAGCAACCAAATGAAGAAAACCGCAGCTCTCAACAGCGGCCGGAAAGTACCCGGAATTCATCATCAGACAATGTTACAA AGTCTCCGGCGGAATCTGCAGGTCATTCGTCTTCGGCTGTGACTGTGGCCGTGTCGCCGCCGCGAATGGGGTTGGATTGTTTTAGGCCAAGGCAGTATCAAAACACAACTTCTTCAGGGTCATCA GCTCACTTTTTTTCTCAAGTGGGTGAAATGACCTCTTTCATTTTTAAGGGTTCCAAGGAAGCTAGAGCTAGTAGCCAGGAAGGAAGCAAGACTTAG